A genomic window from Polyangium spumosum includes:
- a CDS encoding antibiotic biosynthesis monooxygenase, giving the protein MYVVCVKVSVLADQVDAFAEATLDNARGTRTEPGNVRFDVLRAADDLTRFFLYEVYHTEADFKAHQQTPHYLRWKERVAPMMAVPRVGEKYASLFPEPWA; this is encoded by the coding sequence ATGTACGTCGTTTGCGTCAAGGTTTCCGTGCTCGCCGATCAGGTCGACGCCTTCGCCGAAGCCACGCTCGACAATGCCCGGGGCACGCGTACCGAACCGGGCAACGTCCGCTTCGACGTCCTGCGCGCCGCGGACGATCTCACCCGGTTTTTCCTGTACGAGGTGTACCACACCGAGGCCGATTTCAAGGCCCACCAGCAGACGCCGCATTACCTCCGCTGGAAGGAGCGCGTCGCGCCGATGATGGCCGTCCCTCGTGTCGGTGAGAAATACGCCTCCTTGTTCCCCGAGCCCTGGGCCTGA
- a CDS encoding serine/threonine-protein kinase: MSHVPVRPGDVLARKYRVERVLGAGAMGVVVAARHVELGQLVAVKALLTGRAVIPEQHERFLREARAAVRLKSHHVARVLDVGADEKDAPYIVMEYLEGQDLAAVLKARRILPFEEAVAYVLQACEAVGEAHAAGIVHRDLKPANLFLTHDVSGAPCVKVLDFGISKVASADVALTHESQMLGSPLYMSPEQMTAPKSVDARSDVWALGVILYQLVAGRTPFHAETVHAVSALVVAREPTPLGHHRPDAPPGFEAVIRRCLVKDREGRFRDVAELAAALAPYAPAEARPYVERVARVVGARGSRGSSSAGMVAAAATAAPSMPVGASPSAPVVASAARKAPVPLGVLIASGVAAAVVAGLLVVFVLMKREPVAASAAVVETEAAAVVVADAGAGADAGADADAGAGADVGAALPVVPTVSPVPEVAPAKVVPVVKPPAPGKAPAKPAKRTEDLYAP, from the coding sequence ATGAGCCACGTGCCGGTGAGGCCAGGCGATGTGCTCGCGCGGAAGTACCGCGTGGAGCGGGTGCTCGGCGCGGGGGCGATGGGCGTGGTCGTGGCGGCGCGGCACGTGGAGCTCGGGCAGCTCGTCGCGGTGAAGGCGCTGCTCACGGGCCGCGCGGTGATCCCGGAGCAACACGAGCGGTTCTTGCGCGAGGCGCGCGCGGCGGTGCGGCTCAAGAGCCATCACGTGGCGCGGGTGCTCGACGTGGGCGCGGACGAGAAGGACGCGCCGTACATCGTGATGGAGTACCTGGAAGGGCAGGACCTCGCGGCTGTGCTGAAGGCGCGGCGGATCCTGCCGTTCGAGGAGGCGGTCGCGTACGTGCTGCAGGCGTGCGAGGCCGTGGGCGAGGCGCACGCGGCGGGGATCGTGCACCGGGATCTGAAGCCGGCGAACCTGTTCCTGACGCACGACGTGAGCGGCGCGCCGTGCGTGAAGGTGCTGGATTTCGGGATCTCGAAGGTCGCGTCGGCGGACGTGGCGCTGACACACGAGTCGCAGATGCTCGGCTCGCCGCTCTACATGTCGCCGGAGCAGATGACGGCGCCGAAGAGCGTGGACGCGCGGAGTGATGTCTGGGCGCTGGGGGTGATCCTGTATCAGCTCGTCGCGGGCAGGACGCCGTTTCACGCGGAGACGGTGCACGCGGTGAGCGCGCTCGTCGTGGCGCGTGAGCCGACGCCGCTCGGGCACCACCGGCCCGACGCGCCGCCGGGGTTCGAGGCGGTGATCCGGCGTTGCCTGGTGAAGGATCGCGAGGGGCGGTTTCGTGACGTCGCGGAGCTCGCGGCGGCGCTCGCGCCGTACGCGCCGGCGGAGGCGCGGCCGTACGTGGAGCGTGTCGCGCGGGTGGTGGGGGCGCGTGGATCGAGGGGGAGCTCATCGGCGGGGATGGTCGCGGCGGCGGCGACGGCGGCGCCTTCGATGCCGGTCGGGGCGTCTCCGTCGGCGCCGGTGGTGGCGAGCGCGGCGCGCAAGGCGCCGGTGCCTCTGGGCGTGCTCATCGCGTCGGGGGTCGCGGCGGCGGTGGTGGCGGGGCTGCTCGTGGTGTTCGTGCTGATGAAGAGGGAGCCGGTCGCGGCATCGGCGGCGGTGGTGGAGACGGAGGCGGCGGCGGTCGTGGTCGCGGATGCGGGAGCGGGGGCGGATGCGGGGGCGGATGCGGATGCGGGGGCGGGGGCGGATGTGGGGGCGGCGCTTCCGGTCGTGCCCACGGTGTCGCCCGTGCCTGAGGTGGCTCCGGCGAAGGTGGTCCCTGTGGTGAAGCCGCCCGCGCCGGGGAAGGCGCCTGCGAAGCCGGCGAAGCGGACCGAGGATCTCTACGCGCCGTGA